In Daphnia pulicaria isolate SC F1-1A chromosome 5, SC_F0-13Bv2, whole genome shotgun sequence, a single genomic region encodes these proteins:
- the LOC124341407 gene encoding protein chibby homolog 1-like produces the protein MPLFRSKFQPKKCPARKTSTVSNLRRNMDALQLEREFSIQIDKVKLDLGENQQFEFNSENAKWVSISTAPNAKAKPSTLLQKLEGENNYLKIQADLLLTMLTETALEAHLNSLDVPDETTTETKSSKKNSFRGRKLF, from the exons ATGCCTCTTTTTCGTAGTAAAtttcaaccaaaaaaatgcCCTGCAAGAAAAACGTCCACTGTTTCAAATCTCAGACGGAACATGGATGCGCTACAACTGGAGAGAGAATTTAGCATTCAAATAGACAAGGTGAAACTGGATCTTGGAGAAAACCAACAGTTTGAATTTAATTCTGAAAACGCCAAGTGGGTTTCAATCAGTACCGCTCCCAATGCCAAAGCAAAACCAAGCACTTTACTTCAGAAACTTGAAGGAGAAAACAATTATCTAAAAATTCAAGCAGACTTGTTGTTAACTATG CTGACAGAAACAGCCTTAGAAGCTCATTTGAACTCACTGGACGTACCTGATGAAACCACCACCGAAACCAAGAGTTCGAAGAAGAATTCCTTTAGAGGTCGAAAGTTATTTTAA
- the LOC124341162 gene encoding protoheme IX farnesyltransferase, mitochondrial-like, protein MIRASSLLVTGCRSTWLLQKSVVHRHVMRAAASKNLEVVTIEDVTKKPPLVVRTVLPSNPALETNQDVVHSVAQVSGKSPSDPALLTPSKLTNHYSSLAKFRLTGLVVCSAVTGYAMAPMPTDLTTLSLCLLGTALTSASANTINQFFEVPFDSQMARTSNRVLVRGLLSPLHAVSFAAVCGTTGLIILNYGVNGVCASLGALTLALYTLVYTPMKRSSIANTWVGSIVGALPPLMGYAGCTGYLDAGALVLGGVLYAWQFPHFNALSWNLRSDYSRAGYRMMAVTNPDLCRRTTLRHTAALIGICTTAPVIGLTTWTFALDSLPINMYFLYLAWRFYRHSDSSSSRKLFRMSLAHLPIIMILMLVHKKSEDGEDWLLKTVRGLYPSLTQS, encoded by the exons ATGATTCGAGCCAGTTCATTATTAGTTACTGGTTGCAGAAGTACTTGGCTTCTGCAGAAATCAGTGGTTCACCGCCATGTAAtgagagcagcagcatcaaAAAATCTTGAAGTTGTTACAATTGAAGATGTAACAAAGAAACCCCCATTAGTTGTGAGGACAGTTTTGCCAAGCAACCCAGCGCTTGAAACAAACCAAGATGTAGTGCATAGTGTTGCACAAGTTTCTGGGAAATCTCCCAGTGATCCTGCATTATTGACACCATCCAAACTGACAAATCATTATAGTTCTCTGGCCAAGTTTCGATTAACTGGACTTGTTGTGTGCTCCGCCGTGACTGGATATGCTATGGCGCCAATGCCAACTGACTTAACTACCTTGAGTCTTTGCCTTCTCGGTACGGCTTTGACTTCTGCTTCTGCAAACAC AATCAATCAGTTTTTCGAGGTACCCTTCGATTCACAAATGGCAAGAACCAGCAATCGAGTATTGGTTCGTGGACTCTTGAG CCCTTTGCACGCTGTGTCTTTTGCGGCTGTGTGTGGAACAACTGGTTTAATCATCTTGAATTATGGAGTCAACGGAGTGTGCGCGTCATTGGGTGCTCTGACTTTGGCGTTGTACACATTGGTTTACACGCCAATGAAGCGATCTAGTATAGCTAATACGTGGGTCGGATCCATAG TTGGTGCCCTTCCTCCCCTGATGGGTTACGCTGGTTGCACTGGTTATCTAGACGCTGGCGCATTGGTATTGGGTGGAGTTTTATATGCCTGGCAATTTCCTCATTTCAATGCTTTATCGTGGAACCTTAGATCCGACTATTCCCGTGCTGGGTATAGAATGATGGCCGTCACAAATCCAG ATCTCTGCCGGAGAACAACGTTACGACATACCGCTGCTTTGATAGGAATTTGTACGACCGCACCTGTTATTGGATTAACAACTTGGACGTTTGCTCTGGACTCTTTACCTATAAACatgtattttttgtatttagctTGGCGTTTTTATCGCCATTCGGATAGCTCTAGTTCTCGGAAACTTTTCCGAATGTCTTTGGCGCATTTGCCTATAATTATGATCCTTATGCTCGTTCACAAGAAGAGCGAGGACGGTGAAGACTGGCTGCTGAAAACAGTTCGTGGTCTCTATCCTTCTCTTACCCAAAGTTGA
- the LOC124341406 gene encoding thioredoxin, mitochondrial-like — MQRITKFNLISQTSFVIRRSISIGRTASFQSFNVQDQEDFQKRVLNASTPVLVDFHAKWCGPCKTLGPRLEALAAEKLDKFHLAKVDIDNVPELAEEYNVTAVPSVIAIKGGKVEGSFVGVLDDDKLRAFVNKLIGE, encoded by the exons ATGCAGCGTATAACTAAATTCAATCTAATCAGCCAAACTAGTTTTGTTATTCGGCGGTCAATTTCTATCGGTCGAACAGCAAGCTTCCAATCATTCAATGTTCAGGATCAAGAAGATTTCCAGAAAAGAGTTTTAAATGCCTCCACGCCAGTCCTGGTTGACTTTCACGCCAA ATGGTGTGGACCATGCAAAACTTTAGGGCCAAGACTGGAGGCACTGGCTGCAGAAAAATTAGATAAGTTTCATCTTGCCAAAGTTGACATTGATAATGTCCCCGAGCTTGCAGAAGAATATAAT GTCACTGCTGTACCATCAGTCATTGCTATCAAGGGAGGAAAAGTTGAAGGATCATTTGTTGGAGTTTTAGACGATGACAAGCTCAGAGCATTCGTCAACAAATTGATTGGAGAATGA
- the LOC124340987 gene encoding sorting nexin-29-like, whose amino-acid sequence MWESGNIRYRDELIKVIRDNVQICEKKFGGRTLLATEAEPSVMKVINGFELILQDGLKIKNGVNLKSINLNVNSFSLRHVTELVSNGISMVMNPVGQADQQIPVFWHFVRNHLTRHEQERYYNIQNVSTDYGRGRAWLRSAINEHSLDRYLRMLFSDENLLFNYYESSSLMNDTSSRECLLTSAKDLRSVIFALVVDRKELDQVDESKKLMIQSLRPEPQAVKMPVAEQEQTKRKKKSKVRVVDFESDDEEDEKPAKAFNSAAITIPQSGSTPSLIFQHTGSSPSIKSVDSQDAQLAETKRSNMNLSEMRQMLLDLTYKKTQLEEVKSSLQLQLHGVQLEKQDLQDRLKVAEQQNGEYARENSILKEQLKHYMGAVQMLKNSANNAPTPTSTSPPPDYHQEAGHFEEKLIQVAEMHGELMEFNSHLQCSLKAAERFADRLRTELVHLRGPLPSDYAMNNDDNSHLCNLASSAESPWIHVWIPSTFLVQGTVDSHHVYQVYIRMGDTEWTIFKRYSQMYKFRKEMSKRYPFTAEIHFPPKKKFGYREEKTVEDRRKKLQEFLRQFLNLWMRHETCITTLNQATFVSLFSFFSEQPNSAPQSTT is encoded by the exons ATGTGGGAAAGTGGAAACATTCGATATCGCGATGAACTTATTAAAGTCATTCGGGATAATGTCCAAATttgtgaaaagaaatttggaGGAAGAACTTTGTTAGCTACAGAAGCTGAACCGTCAGTAATGAAAGTTATCAATGGCTTTGAACTTATACTTCAAgatggtttgaaaataaagaatggAGTCAACTTGAAGAGCATAAACCTCAATGTCAACAGTTTCAGCTTAAG ACATGTTACCGAATTAGTTTCCAATGGAATAAGCATGGTAATGAATCCAGTGGGGCAGGCAGACCAACAGATACCAG TTTTTTGGCACTTTGTGCGAAACCATCTGACAAGACATGAACAAGAAAGATATTATAACATTCAGAATGTAAGCACAGACTATGGAAGAGGAAGAGCATGGCTGCGTTCAGCTATCAATGAGCATTCACTTGATCGTTATTTGCGGATGCTTTTCTCAGATGAGAATCTCCTTTTTAACTATTATGAATCCTCATCTCTGATGAATGATACCTCATCAAGAGAGTGTTTACTTACTTCAGCAAAAG atTTACGTTCTGTGATATTTGCTCTTGTAGTTGATCGCAAAGAGCTGGACCAAGTTGATGAATCTAAGAAATTGATGATACAAAGTCTTCGCCCAGAACCCCAAGCAGTTAAGATGCCAGTTGCAGAACAAGagcaaacaaaacgaaaaaaaaaatccaaagttCGGGTTGTTGATTTCGAgagtgatgatgaagaagatgaaaagccCGCAAAAGCTTTCAATAGTGCAGCAATCACGATTCCACAAAGTGGCAGTACACCATCCTTAATATTCCAACACACCGGAAGTAGCCCGAGCATCAAATCCGTCGACTCGCAAGATGCACAATTGGCGGAAACGAAGCGCTCCAACATGAACCTATCTGAAATGAGACAAATGCTCCTAGATCTCACTTATAAGAAAACCCAGTTGGAAGAAGTAAAATCATCCCTTCAGTTACAACTTCATGGCGTTCAGCTTGAGAAGCAGGATCTTCAAGATCGATTAAAGGTAGCCGAGCAACAAAATGGTGAATATGCGAG ggaAAATTCCATTCTCAAAGAACAACTAAAGCACTACATGGGGGCTGTTCAGATGTTGAAGAATTCAGCTAATAATGCTCCTACACCAACGTCCACCTCTCCTCCTCCAGATTACCACCAAGAAGCTGGCCATTTCGAAGAAAAACTGATTCAG GTTGCTGAAATGCATGGTGAATTGATGGAATTCAACTCTCACCTTCAGTGTAGTTTGAAAGCAGCTGAACGATTTGCCGACCGCTTAAGAACTGAATTGGTGCATTTGCGTGGCCCTTTGCCTTCTGATTATGCTATGAATAATGACGATAATAGTCACTTGTGTAATTTGGCTTCATCAGCTGAAAGCCCCTGGATTCATGTTTGGATCCCATCTACTTTTCTAGTTCAAGGAACAGTTGATTCGCATCACGTTTatcag GTTTACATTCGGATGGGTGATACTGAGTGGACTATTTTCAAGAGATACTCACAAATGTATAAATTCCGCAAAGAAATGAGTAAACGATACCCTTTCACCGCCGAAATTCATTTtccgccgaaaaaaaaattcggttATCGCGAAGAAAAAACGGTGGAAGATCGACGAAAGAAACTCCAAGAATTTCTTCGTCAATTTCTTAATCTTTGGATGAGACATGAGACCTGTATCACTACCCTCAATCAAGCTACTTTTGttagtcttttttcatttttcag TGAGCAACCGAATTCAGCCCCTCAAAGTACCACGTGA
- the LOC124341269 gene encoding TM2 domain-containing protein 3-like: MSKNVSKLQLLLLCLILCSIPIKTTDEFNNSITNNQTEEACLQESCETIPKEDNVTDVGLANNFLHEQTIEILNERVIPWQISNSICPIDRECHSLPADCIICKFNFTCIYGNLVNVSCQAIPKCDGPKVFEKTMRCQYCYQTSPEDHSCNATGSYCNTPANPVQNYRSNCTAKPHVLCLGQRTFFKNIRCNWTSGYKWTTTLLLSITLGGFGADRFYLGHWQEGIGKLFSFGGAGVWTLIDVILVAVGYLKPADGSVFL, translated from the exons atgtcaaaaaatgtCAGTAAACTACAACTACTGTTATTATGTTTAATATTGTGTTCTATTCCTATAAAAACGACGGATGAGTTCAATAATTCGATTACGAATAATCAGACAGAAGAAGCTTGCCTACAGGAATCATGTGAAACAATACCGAAAGAAGATAACGTTACGGACGTGGGACTAGCAAATAATTTCCTTCATGAGCaaacgattgaaattttgaacgaAAGAGTAATACCATGGCAAATTTCCAATTCAATATGCCCAATTGATAGGGAGTGCCATTCATTACCTGCTGATTGCATAATCTGCAAGTTCAATTTTACATGTATCTATGGGAACTTGGTAAATGTCAGTTGCCAAGCTATTCCAAAATGTGAT gGTCCTAAAGTATTTGAGAAAACTATGAGATGTCAATATTGTTACCAGACTTCTCCAGAAGATCATTCCTGCAATGCAACAGGCAGCTACTGTAACACACCAGCTAACCCAGTTCAAAACTACAGATCCAACTGCACTGCAAAACCACATGTCTTGTGTTTAGGACAGaggacatttttcaaaaatattagatGCAATTGGACATCTGGATACAAG TGGACTACAACTCTACTGTTGAGCATTACCTTAGGTGGTTTTGGAGCTGATAGGTTCTACCTTGGTCACTGGCAG gAAGGGATTGGCAAGTTGTTTAGTTTTGGAGGAGCTGGAGTATGGACTTTGATTGATGTGATATTAGTAGCTGTTGGTTATCTCAAACCTGCAGATGGATCTGTGTTTTTGTAG
- the LOC124340898 gene encoding zygotic DNA replication licensing factor mcm6-B-like, with protein sequence MDVAGAQQVQNKIKDDVAQRCQKLFLDFLEGFEVDGEVKYLEKAKELVKPERNTLQVSFQDVEKYNSNLAVTIVAEYYRVYPFICQAVYSYVRDKADFNVEKELYISFVDVSSKYKVRDLKTASIGSLFQISGQVIRTHPVHPELVSATFVCLDCQTVIKDVEQQFKYTQPSICRNPVCFNRSRFMLNVNKSRFVDFQKVRIQETQAELPRGCIPRSVEVILRAEAVETAQAGDKCDFTGTLIVVPDVGSISVPGARAESGSRKTGEGPETEGVRGLKNLGVRDLNYRLAFLACSVTQSNPMFGGKDLHQEEMTAVDIKNQMSEQDWNRIYNMTQDVNLYDNLIKSLFATIYGNDEIKRGILLMLFGGVPKKTVEHTTLRGDTNVCIVGDPSTAKSQFLKQVAEFTPRAVYTSGKGSSAAGLTAAVVRDEESYEFVIEAGALMLADNGVCCIDEFDKMDPRDQVAIHEAMEQQTISITKAGVKATLNARASILAAANPIGGRYDRTKSLKQNVMMTAPIMSRFDLFFILVDECNEVVDYSIARSIVDLHRRNVESIERVYQTEDIRRYITFARKFQPKLSKEAADYLVNAYRQLRQRDGGSTSSASRITVRQLESLIRLSEAMARMYCLSLVTKDHVKEAYRLLNKSIIRVEEPDIDLEDAEQPDLSVEEEETNGVPSSEDVDKQKGASGESVDPTVQKKKISITFESYKAISNLLVMYLRRQEALDETESSRKSALINWYLNEIADEIETEQELTERKLLVERVVSRLIYQDQVIIPLSRTGLAGKEEVAEDEDPLLVVHPNFVLE encoded by the exons TTTTGAAGTTGATGGTGAAGTAAAGTACTTGGAAAAGGCTAAAGAACTTGTAAAACCAGAAAGAAATACACTTCAAGTCAGCTTTCAGGATGTCGAGAAATATAACAGCAATTTGGCTGTCACAATCGTGGCTGAATATTACCG TGTTTACCCTTTCATTTGCCAAGCTGTTTATTCCTATGTGAGAGATAAGGCTGATTTCAATGTGGAGAAAGAACTGTACATTAGCTTTGTTGATGTCAGCTCAAAATACAAGGTCAGAGACTTGAAGACAGCCAGCATTGGCTCGCTCTTTCAGATATCTGGCCAAGTTATTCGTACCCATCCAGTTCATCCGGAATTGGTCAGCGCTACCTTTGTTTGCCTAGATTGTCAAACAGTCATTAAGGATGTAGAACAACAGTTCAAG TACACACAACCTTCTATTTGCCGCAACCCTGTCTGCTTCAACAGAAGTCGATTCATGCTAAATGTTAACAAGTCCCGGTTCGttgattttcaaaaagttCGAATTCAGGAAACGCAAGCAGAACTCCCTCGAGGATGTATTCCACGCAG TGTTGAGGTTATTCTACGAGCTGAAGCAGTGGAAACAGCCCAAGCTGGTGATAAGTGCGATTTCACTGGAACTCTTATCGTTGTCCCTGATGTCGGTTCTATCTCTGTACCTGGTGCTCGAGCGGAAAGTGGATCACGGAAAACTGGTGAAGGTCCGGAAACTGAAGGTGTCCGCGGACTGAAAAATTTGGGTGTCAGGGACCTAAACTACCGACTGGCTTTCTTGGCTTGCAGTGTTACCCAAAGCAATCCCATG TTTGGTGGTAAAGACTTGCATCAAGAGGAAATGACAGCAGTCGatatcaaaaatcaaatgtcaGAGCAAGATTGGAACCGCATCTACAATATGACACAGGACGTTAATTTGTACGACAATTTGATCAAAAGTCTATTTGCCACCATTTACGGAAACGACGAAATCAAGCGAGGTATTCTACTAATGCTCTTTGGCGGTGTTCCCAAAAAAACCGTTGAGCATACTACGTTGCGTGGAGACACCAACGTTTGTATAGTTGGCGATCCTAGTACAGCAAAGTCGCAGTTTTTAAAGCAG GTCGCCGAATTTACCCCTCGTGCAGTTTACACTTCTGGTAAAGGATCCAGTGCAGCAGGTTTAACAGCTGCTGTGGTACGAGATGAAGAATCGTATGAATTCGTTATCGAAGCGGGAGCACTCATGTTAGCAGATAATGGTGTCTGTTGCATTGACGAGTTTGACAAGATGGATCCTCGCGATCAAGTTGCTATTCACGAAGCCATGGAACAGCAGACCATCTCCATCACCAAGGCCGGAGTTAAAGCAACGCTCAATGCTCGAGCTTCAATCTTGGCTGCAGCCAATCCCATTGGAGGACGATACGACCGAACAAAATCCCTGAAACAGAACGTGATGATGACCGCGCCCATTATGTCTCGTTTTGATCTCTTTTTCATCTTAGTTGACGAGTGTAACGAAGTCGTCGACTATTCCATCGCCCGTAGCATCGTCGATCTTCACAGGAGAAACGTTGAATCGATTGAACGAGTGTACCAGACTGAGGATATCCGACGCTACATAACATTCGCCCGTAAATTCCAGCCGAAGCTCAGTAAAGAAGCGGCTGACTATCTGGTTAACGCCTACCGCCAACTTCGTCAACGTGATGGTGGTTCAACCTCGTCAGCCTCAAGGATTACTGTTCGCCAATTGGAAAGCTTGATTCGTTTGTCAGAGGCGATGGCTCGCATGTATTGCCTGAGTCTGGTCACAAAAGACCATGTTAAAGAAGCCTATAGGCTCCTGAACAAATCCATCATCCGCGTTGAAGAGCCCGATATTGATTTGGAAGATGCTGAACAGCCAGATCTGTCggtagaggaagaagaaacgaatGGCGTTCCTTCCAGTGAAGATGTTGACAAGCAAAAGGGAGCTAGTGGTGAGTCAGTTGATCCCACCgtgcagaagaaaaagatatccATCACCTTCGAGAGCTACAAAGCTATTTCAAACTTACTCGTTATGTATTTGCGACGCCAAGAGGCCTTGGATGAAA CCGAAAGCTCGCGTAAAAGTGCGCTCATCAATTGGTATTTAAACGAAATTGCTGATGAGATTGAAACGGAACAAGAACTAACCGAGAGAAAACTTTTGGTTGAACGTGTCGTCAGTCGCCTTATATATCAg gaCCAAGTTATCATTCCATTAAGTCGAACTGGATTAGCTGGTAAGGAAGAAGTAGCTGAAGATGAGGATCCTCTCCTTGTTGTGCACCCCAATTTTGTTCTTGAATAA
- the LOC124341127 gene encoding urea transporter 2-like translates to MGSKERRTNSFPAIDGTKKANPLFEILGECRLVHHFLEKKSDRSLWLVIKLLDGILRGFSQVVFANNTISGIFVIIGLAVADIWVCAAGLLAATLATVTASVFNQPWSSISNGLVTYNGVLVGTVTASICPPIVAATHGPTYLSWCLIGFGGVMSTLVTSGMANLCKGVSLPPMTVPFNLIDLLMFICLPSSLTHLATFATADNATTLELAASINDSVLNLNGTLLVDSTVSLDWIMVLRGSLLSMGQVYAAESVVCSIIMYIGITIFSPMLSIALFTGSLLASVCALGLTENYAAIYSGLWGYNSALTAGAIAVTFYVPTILSAFNAAMAVVFTAAAQRAFGLVLAPAGLPILTIPFVVTSSMFLAVTSGTGRERLVKAPDGRPPEYQRRRFTRSASAIQIEACDV, encoded by the exons ATGGGCAGTAAAGAGCGACGGACAAACAGCTTTCCCGCA ATTGACGGAACTAAGAAAGCGAATCcgctttttgaaattcttggtGAATGTCGCCTTGTCCACcactttttagaaaaaaaatccgatcGATCCTTGTGGCTGGTGATAAAACTTCTTGATGGCATCCTCCGAGGTTTCTCTCAG GTCGTCTTCGCTAACAATACCATAAGTGGAATTTTTGTCATCATCGGCTTGGCGGTGGCTGATATTTGGGTCTGCGCTGCTGGACTTTTAGCCGCTACCTTAGCTACGGTCACGGCCTCG GTGTTTAACCAACCTTGGAGTTCAATCAGTAATGGATTGGTTACCTACAACGGTGTTTTAGTGGGAACAGTGACGGCCAGCATTTGCCCACCCATCGTTGCAGCAACTCATGGACCTACTTACCtttcttg GTGTTTAATAGGATTCGGTGGAGTTATGAG TACGTTGGTCACATCTGGAATGGCCAATTTGTGCAAAGGCGTATCACTCCCACCGATGACGGTTCCCTTCAATCTCATTGATCTACTTATGTTTATATGTTTGCCTTCGAGTCTGACGCATCTAGCAACATTTGCTACTGCAGATAATGCTACAACTCTTGAATTGGCTGCTTCTATTAATGACAGTGTCCTGAACCTTAATGGCACACTACTAGTAGACTCGACAGTTTCGCTAGATTGGATAATG GTATTACGTGGTAGCTTACTTTCAATGGGCCAAGTTTACGCGGCCGAAAGTGTCGTCTGTTCAATCATCATGTACATTggaataacaattttttcgCCAATGCTTTCGATTGCTCTCTTCACCGGTTCTCTATTAGCTTCAGTTTGTG CTCTTGGACTTACGGAAAACTACGCGGCAATCTATTCCGGTCTCTGGGGTTATAATTCTGCACTGACTGCAGGAGCGATTGCGGTTACATTTTACGTCCCGACAATACTCTCGGCTTTCAACGCAGCCATGGCCGTAGTCTTCACCGCAGCCGCTCAACGCGCGTTCGGTCTTGTTCTGGCACCG GCTGGATTGCCGATTTTGACAATTCCTTTTGTCGTTACGAGTTCGATGTTTCTAGCCGTGACCAGTGGGACTGGACGTGAAAGATTAGTCAAAGCTCCAGATGGTAGGCCACCTGAATACCAACGCAGACGATTCACAAGATCTGCTTCTGCTATTCAAATCGAAGCATGTGATGTTTAA